The Pseudomonadota bacterium genomic sequence CTCACCAGAGATGGTAAAAAGCCTGACAGAGCTTTCTTTCTACGCAGGAGAAGATCCTTAGCAAGCACACCAATAGAAGACAATACACTCAACGTGTAAAAGCCATAAGCAATAGCTGCAAGAATGATGTGTGTTTGAAGTAAGCTCATGCGTATGAGAATGGCACAAGATGTTGACATTCACAACGGGAAAAGCAACACTTCCTGCATGAAGGCAACACTCGACAAACTTTTTGAAATTAGCGCCCGTAAAGAAAAACAAAAAGCGAAGGCTTTGCCCTTCCCTTATCCGCATCCAGCATTTTGGATCGCCACTTGGGGCAAAGTGGGCCACCTGCCAATGGCTGGTACATGGGGCACAGTCGCAAGTCTTCCTTTTATTATTGCAATTACAGAGTACACAGAGCTCGGTATTCTATACATATTCACCATTCTCAGTTTCTTGATCGGATGGTGGGCTTGCCGCAAAGTTGAAGAACACACAGGCGAACATGACCATAAAAGTGTCGTGATTGATGAAGTGTTTGGTATGGCTCTTGTCGCAAGCTTTATGCCTCACCTCAGCCTTGGCTCATCTTGGGTGCACTGGCTTGCTGCTTTTATTCTGTTTCGTATTTTTGATATGCTAAAACCACCGCCAATCAGCCAAATTGATCAAAAACTAGATGGCCCATTTGGCGTTATGTTTGATGATGGCCTTGCTGCTATCTACAGCATCATTGCCCTCTGGCTTATTTTCTAAACCTTCGAGTGGTAAAGGAAACAGAAATGCCCTCAAATTATAAAAATGAAAATGGGATAAATTAAAAAAAATGTTTGATGAGAGCTTAGTAATCCTAGCAGAACGCGTACTCAACGACGCACGCGGTAAAGGCCTTACAATTGCCACAGCAGAAAGTTGCACGGGTGGACTCGTTGCAAGCCTCCTTACAGACATTCCTGGAAGTAGCGATGTGGTTATGGGTGGCGCTGTCACTTATAGTAACCAAGCAAAGATGGATCTACTTAACGTCAACCCACTCACTTTAGAAACAGCAGGCGCTGTAAGTGATGAAACGGTTCTTCAAATGGCCAAAGGTGCTGCAAAAGCTTACCGTGCAGACATTACTGTGAGCCTAAGTGGCGTAGCAGGCCCCACTGGCGGCACTGCCACCAAACCTGTTGGTCTTGTTTGGATTGGTCTACATTATAGCGGTGAGCAAAAAGCATTTATCCACAACTTTAGAGGCGACCGTACAGCCGTACGCATGCAAGCCGTTGAAGCTGCACTTACTCATATGTATGAAGCATTA encodes the following:
- a CDS encoding phosphatidylglycerophosphatase A is translated as MKATLDKLFEISARKEKQKAKALPFPYPHPAFWIATWGKVGHLPMAGTWGTVASLPFIIAITEYTELGILYIFTILSFLIGWWACRKVEEHTGEHDHKSVVIDEVFGMALVASFMPHLSLGSSWVHWLAAFILFRIFDMLKPPPISQIDQKLDGPFGVMFDDGLAAIYSIIALWLIF
- a CDS encoding CinA family protein, which translates into the protein MFDESLVILAERVLNDARGKGLTIATAESCTGGLVASLLTDIPGSSDVVMGGAVTYSNQAKMDLLNVNPLTLETAGAVSDETVLQMAKGAAKAYRADITVSLSGVAGPTGGTATKPVGLVWIGLHYSGEQKAFIHNFRGDRTAVRMQAVEAALTHMYEALNPLELN